tcatttatttataaatgaacaGTTACTTCACACATCCATACACTAACTTCAACTTGCAAATTACATGTTAGAGTTTTCAAAAGTGATTAAATATGTTTGAATCGTCTTTCAAACATTCTACACATTATCACAAAAGTTTTTTCACATGCTCATATATCTTTGTAAATCACTGTAGTACCCAATATATAGAACTGAATGAAACACATTTCCCTTATACCTAATCCTTTCTTTCACAAATTTAACACCATACTCATGCAATGACCCCATGCTTTTGAAACTCATGCTACACAGTTTTCTGAAATTAATGAAATGcatgtttttctcatgatgaAACATTCTCCTTAAACACTTAAAACAATATTTGTGCACTTGCACAGCAATGCAAATCATATGCATTTCATATTTTTCAGAATTGAAGAGTATACATGTTTCAGTCATTTCTTAACGCTATTTCACACATAAAGCATAATGTTCATGGACTTACAGACATGGCATTATAAATAATATTGTTGCACAGTTTTCAGAAATGACTGAAATACTAGTTTTACTCATTTCTAAATATTCTCCTTCACACGGCAACAAAGATCATACGCTCACATATGGATTGTTGCTACACAGTTTTCAGAAAAGAACTAAATTCATGTCCCACTCACATCGAAGCACTTTCTTTCAAACATGAAATACACCCACTGATGCCTATAACCTTGTAAATCACATATATTACAGTTTGTAGAAGTGAATGAAATACAAACTTTACTTATTTCTAAACTCTGCTCTTAACATTGACAGAAGTTCATGCACTTAATCATATAACTTTGTAAATCTTATGTTTCACAGTTTTCAGAACTTAATTATATGTTTCCCTCATTTGTAAACACTGTATTTCATACTTATATCATAATGATCATGCACTTATACTAATAATGTTGAAGATTACATGTTAGttttcagaaatgaaggaaataCAACTTTTAAACACTTCCCCTTCACACATATAACACAATGTTCATGCATTCACTTCAAGATATGAATTATGAATTTCAGTTTTCAAACTGAATTAATGTTTCACTCACTTCTAAATACATTCCTTCACACATATAACAGAATGATTATTCCTTTACCCAAATAATGGCAAAAATCACACATGTTTCACAGTTTTCAAGAGTGGATGAAACATGTTTCATTTGTTTCTCAATGCTTTACCTCAAACATATAAAGCAGTTTTCATGCAATTTAAAACATCATGTTTTAAATATCTTACACAATAACTGCGCCTTTTTGAGGACTAGCAACATGGAAGCAGGATTCTAATCATTTATCCTAAAATTTCATTGAGTCATGTGGCACAATGAGATGGGTCCCAGCTTAGCATCATTGGGTATGGCTCCAGAAGGCTTAAGGCTGATACATGCTTTTgtgtgcaaggagagcaccccctGGTTGTAAGCCTCAAGCTCCACCAAAGTGAATGGTGACTCTTGGCTCATACAGGAAAGGGTGGAGGTGCTTTGGGACAAAACCAAGGTTGGTTTCTTCGAAGGGGCAGTAATGGATCTTGGGCTTTGCAGTGAAAGAActtgggctttggagtcagacttgGTTTCAAATTGCTGCTTCAAGTTTGTTGTGCTTAGGTAAGTTTCTTCTTTAAGCTCCTCTTTATCTGTGAAACGGAGGTGACAATACCCAACTCAGGTTTGTTTTAGGAGTAAATGAAGGATTTGGGGGTTGGTAGAGTGATTGAAGAAGAAGCTGGAAAGATAGGACCTGATCTGAAGAATTTGTGCACCACACTGAGTTTGAACTTTATCTCAAGAGTAACAGGGAGGCAGTGGAAGCTGTTAGGCTGAATGTGATGTGATAGCACATGTGGTTTGGGAAGATAACTTGGTAGACAATGTAGAAAATGAACTGGTGGGCCTGAGACTGATGGTGTAATGGAACTGGCAAAGCTGTTTTGGAGGTAGAATTGACAGAATGTGGTGGGTAATGAGATTTGAGGGGAGAAAGCTAGACAACTACATTTGTATAGCTATAAAGCCTTTCCCATAAGCCTTCTTACTTGATGCTCACAATCACTTTCTGAGCCAGACATGATAattatcattctcattttatatGTAGGGAAAGTGATAGGAAGATTAAGTCAAAGGATATTCTAATTGTATGGGGAAAAATCAGACCTTTAAACATAGGCCTTTGGTTTCCAGTTCTGGCTCTATTTATCATATCCCACTGCCTCTCAAGATTCAGTGTGCAGCTTCCTCAAGAGTAAAAGGTAGACCGGTTCTGAGGTTGGGTTGCTGTCGGACCCCTAGTTTGCTTAGTCTTTTTGGTTGCTAGGAGTCTCTGATAATTAGAGTTCCCAGGTTGCTAGGAGACCCCAGTTGCTAAGAGTCTCTGCTTACTATAGGTCTTGGGTTGTTAGAAGCCCCAGGTTATTCAATTTTTCAGTCTATTGAAGGCTTCATGGTTCTCCAAGGTCCCAGTGATTAGAGACCTCAGCTATTAGGGACCTCAGTTTCTTAGGGCTCGAGACTCTTAAAGTCATTGGGTTAGCGTTGAAGGGCACCGGCTTCGGAATTTGTGGCTTTGGCAAGATTGAAATCCTGGCAGGTCCAGAAACTGAAGCCCAATTCCAGTTCACTGGTATTAAAAAGTATTTCAACTCCTATACTCTTACAAGTAGAATGAATTGTGTACTGGCCACATATGGGGGCATTGCTTTGCTTGTCTTATACTTCAAGTTAAAGTCTTATCTCCAACTGTGAAAGCAACATAAATGGATTCTAAACTATACCTCACCCAAGTACCAAATCTGATGCCTGCAGGAGCCTAATGTCAACTACTCATGTGATACTCAATTTGTACAATAAATCACGAacctgggaaaaagaaaaaattctctgGGTTGTGAGTCTACCCTGGTTGCTGGAAATCTCAAGGTTTTCGAGCACCTAGGTTTAGAAAGAATTTAGGCTTTGGAAGGTGTCAATTTCTCAGAAACCTCATATTTTAGCCGCTCCAAATTGTATCCCAAGTTGCTAAGGACGTGGACTTAGAATTTTGGTACCAGCGTTTCCCAAAGTCATGGGTCAGGCATGcgactctgtctctttctccctgctTGAACTGAGGTAGTATGCATTTCAAGGACTGCCGGGACTTGATTCATTCTAATCAGAGTTCTAACCTCCTCGGCATGGGTTTGAAGGCCTTTAGAGCAGAGACTTGTTACAattctaaataaatggcaaagcAGATTTGGATCATGTTTATGTTCTAATCATTTGCCACCTAGTCGATCAATTTTAAATACGCATAAATTAGGGAAAAATTCAAGAGTTGATTATCTCTCACTTCCAATTATTTGATTGGGTTAGTCAGAACACTAAAAATAGcctttcttttcccctttaaaaataattaagaataattaaatagggcggcggacttggcccagtggttagggtggccgtctaccacacgggaggtccgcggttcaaaccccgggcctccttgaccagcgtggagctggcccatgcgcagtgctgatgcgctcaaggagtgccctgccacgcaggggtgtctcccgcgtagtggagccccatgtgcaaggagtgcgccccataaggagagccgcccagcgcgaaagaaagtgcagcctgcccagtatggtgctgcccacatggagaaaggACACAAGATGGTGcagaaaaaacacagattcctgtgccgctgacaacaacagaagcggacaaaagaagatgcagcaaatagacacagagaaaagacaaccagggtgggggggaggggagagaaataaataaataaataaagcttaaaaaaaaaagaataattaaataacaaataattagcttaaaataattttagattcacaGGATGttgcaaaaagagaaaagagatcccctGTGCACCCTTCACCCAGTTTTCCCTGATTGTTATATTTCACCTAACTGTAATTTACTATACAAATCAGGAACTTGACATTGTTACAACGTGCCTGTATAGCGCCATGCTATTTTATCACATGTGTAGCTTTGTGTAATCCCCACCTCAATCATGACAGGACTCTTCCACTGCCACAAAGGTCTCCCTTGTGCTGCTCTCCACATtcatcttcctccctccccaacTGGTGTGTTTTAAAATGCATTCACCTAACCTTTATTCAGTGCCTTCTGTGTGTCTCATCTATTCATAGGTCAGGGGAATGCAGAGATAAATGTAATATACTCCTTGCTCTGGAAGAGCTCAGTTAGAAAGGGACACCATAAATTATAGTGTAATGTGGTAATTCTCTGGTAGAGATAAAACTCAGGGTCCAGGGGCAAGAAAATAGATCAGTGGATTGAGGATGTGCAGAGTGTGGGATCaatactttctttaaaatttacaATGTTGGGTTGATTTTGAAGGCTGAAATGGAGTTATCTGGTACCCAATGAGGAAGTCATTTTAGGCAGGTAAGACAGAGCTGGTAGTTCACAACCACCTGAGCCCAGGGTGGATGGGCTGGGGGTGGAATGAGGACGTGTTGGGAGGTGAGTCTGGAGAAGTAGGGAGAGGACAGACCTTGGAGAGTCTTGGCTGCTGAACCGAGTTGACTGAACTTGTCCTGCAAGTAATTGGGATccattgaaagtttaaaaaatgcagCTGGATGCCTTCAACTCTAATGCTAGAAATATTCCTCTGGTGCAGAGAGACTAGTTAGGAAATGCTTGCAGGAACAGATAAGATACAATGAGGGCATCAGCCAGAGTTGGGGATGGCGAGGAGGCAATAGATATGAAAGGACCATTTTTGGTAGTGAAAGAGATCAAGATGGGGTGTGGGGAATATGATATGGATGACCAGGGAGTTTTTCCCAAGATTGatgctgtttcttttcctttaggCTGTATCATTTTCTCTGAGAATAAATCCCTAGGATATAAGCCAAAGATGATGGATGCTAGTAGAGTAATTCTCTGCTTATCCAGAGATCTTACAACTTCAGTTAGGGCCTACGTAGCACAAATTTGGATGTAGAAAAGGCCTCTGATCATCTAAAATAAGATCATGCCATTATTTTGAAATACCTTGAGGTCCTTAAttggagcctttttttttttgacaattcAAGTACAGTTCTTAAAAGCatggtttcttgatttcctatcccccaaaatggcaaaaattaaaaGCTACCTTTAATTGGGTGTCTGCTTGGTTTGAGGTACTGGATAAGATGCTTTGTATGTTATGTTATTAACCCTTTCAGTATCTCAAGCCCCTGAGGTAgcaattcttttcattttcctgttgaGGATACTGAGAGCCTACTGAGCTATCTTGCCAGGGACACAGAGCTAGGAAGTTTTGTGAAGTCATGTCTATGAGATTTCAAAGCCTGTGCTCTCTGTTTGTTTGGTTAGAATAGGTGTTCTCAGCCTTGGTGGCACTTTAGAATTACCTGGGAATGACAGAAAAATCCTGATACTTGAACCCATGCCTAGAGATTTTGATGAAATTGGTGTGGGGTGGGGCCCTGGCATccattcatctatctatctatctatctatctatctatctatctatctatctatctatctatctatttattgcttcatccatccattcatcatctatcatctatctattgcttcatccatccatcatctatctatctatctatctatctatctatctatctatctatctatctatctatctatctatctatctatcttaatGATTCTAATTTGCCACCAAGAGCCAAGAATCAGGAGTCTAAGAGATGTTGCTAGAGAACTTAAGCCGGAAGGGGGCCCGAGGAGGATCTCTGCTAGGGCATAGTGAAAAATCTGAGCTCTGTTTGGGGAAAATAGGAAAGACACAGAGCTCAGCAGAGAAGTaaatacctgccaatccccaccTGGGGCCTGTCTGCCCTCATAACTGTTCCTTTTGAACTGTTctttcttatttcccatttaaaaGTGGAAGTCAACCGGGAAAtaacaaaacacaataaaataaaataagctgaAAGATTACTCAATAAAAACTAGTAATAAAATAGTAAAAGCAGGTGGATGcagtaaaaacacaaaaactcaACTGACAGAATCACCACCAAGGGCCAGGCAATAAAAACAATAGCTAAAATGTACTCGTCCAAGTGGTAGGCATCTTATGCATGGAGACATCCAAGACTCACCACCACCTGTGGAGGAATGAATgcttattatttccattttacagttaaGAAAATGAGGCTTGGGGAGATTAAGTACCTCAAGGCACAGTGGGTGGACAGGGttattaccccattttacagaataaGGAAATGGAATTGAACTTGTCAAGATTAAACAGGCAGTCAAGGGTAGAGCCAAAAATTGAGCTCAGGTTTTCTAACTCAAGTCCAGAACTCTTTCCCCTCAGTAAAGGTTTGCAAACCTGGTGGCACATTGGAATAGTCTGGAATGATGTCAGGTCAGCCCTCAGTCTGTGGGGCCCAGGCACAGACTGACAGACAGGGTGAACATATGGTCTTACATACAGTAATCGCTACTATTAATTGAGCATGCTGTTTGCTAAGCACTTTATAGACGTTTCAAAGAGCCCTCCTAATAATCGATGAGGAGGTATTAGAAATTTTCACTCTTGAGAGTTGAGGACACAGAAAGGTTAAGTCACTTTCTCTGGGTCACCCAGCTGGTAGTCACTAGTACCTGTTTTCATGCCCAGGTCGGCCTGACTCCTGTGCCATATGGCCTCCAAGCAGGGGCTCCTGTGGAGCATAGACATTGGTATCACATGTCTGTCTATTCCACTTCTTTGTCCCTCGAGCTTCAGGGTCAACAGCATTGCCTTGGTCCTGTCTGCACGGAACGGTTACCCTCCGAATGGAAACAGCGGGCAGTTTGTGTCTCATCCTTAAACCAAAGGAGTGGCCAGGTAGTCTGCCTGGAGAGGCTGCGGGCACCTCCTGTAATCCCTGGGTAAAGTGTGGACAAGCTGTTTGGAGGAGAAGGGTTATCCTTCAAAGtgcgcgtgtgcgtgtgtgtgtgtgtgtgtgtgtgtgtgtagaggtgGGCAAGAGGGCCTGGAATTAGATGCCCCTAAGATGCCTCCAGGTCCTGAATTTGAGGGTCTCAGGTGGGTTGCTCAAAGCTCAGTGGGTGGACCTTATTCTAGAAGATGAGCTCACAGAGCTGGGGAGTTCCAGAAGGCTCTCGGATGGCCTGGagtctgccctcccccaccctactgGGTGCCTGGGGCCCCAGCAGGAGCGTGGGGGGGGGCATTGACTCCTACTGCTGTCAGCACTGTGTCAGCTCAGGAGGGGAGGACGCCTGGTCAGtgagcccctgcccctcctcctagAGCTGTTAACagggccctgggctgggctgggctggccaGAGAGCGGCCTGGAAAAAGCAAAGTGGTGGGCAGAGGTGTGGGGGAGCCTGACGTGGGGAGAGGTTTCCTGTGTAGAGCGATGAAttgagatagagagagagagagagagagagagagagagagagaagcatgCTGGCGAGTCCTGGTCTCTGGATCACTAGATGTGACTTCTTAAAACTCTGGAGCTGCTGCAAAATGCTTAGGATGAGATGACTTTTGAGTCACTCTCCTGCAAAAAATCAGAATGAGTCACTGTATAGCAGTCAACTTGGCTTTCTCAACTATAAATTGGGGATATTAATCCTATCACCTTGAATTGTTGAGGGAACCAGATGAGATTAAGTTAGAAAATATCCAAAAAAGGCCTGGCATAGTGTCTGTCATTTTAAGTTGGTTGTCTTCCTCCCTTCATTCCCCACACTGTGATGAGAAGGGCGCAAGCCCTTATCATCATGATTTCAGTATAAGAACCATCCGTTGAGCACCCACCGCACACGAGCAACTCTACTTGATGCTCAGGATATGAAGATAAAAAGACCTAGCCACTATTCTTTGAAAGTTCACCCTCTGGTATGACAGAAGGTGGTGTGGGAGTATTGAGGGCAGTGGCTGCCAGAAAAGTCACAATGGGGAAACTTTGCCCTGAGGTGACCTTTGAGGTGTAGGAGTTAACCGTGTAGGGGAAAGGAGGAGAGGGATAACGTTGTGGATGGTGGGACCATCACAAATGAACAACGTGGCCTGACTGGAACTTAAGGTGTGAATGAGGGAAAGCCCAGCAGGACTGGGTTGTGGAGGGCCCCCACAACACATCACTGAGGAGCAGTGATTATGGGGACCTGTCAGGGGGCATCACGTGGGcagacatttttgttttatttattctggtATATGTGTGCAGAATAATTTGGAAGAGGGGCCATGACTGCATTCAAGAAGACACCAGGCAAGCCAGGATGGAGGTCTGAACTAAGGAAAGAAAGTGCTCTTGGAAGGAAGGTAGACTCAGCAGGGCTTTGTGATTCATTGGGTGGGGATGGGTAAGTGATGTAGTGATAGGcgaagaaggaatgaagaatgaCACCCATATTTCTAGTTTGGACAAATGGGTGGACCATAATGTTTTAAACCAAGACAAAGAAGAGAAGGTTTTGGTGGGAAGATTAGTTCCATTTTAGATGTGCTTAGTTTGAGGACATATCCAAGTGGAGATATACAAGAGACAGTTGCAATGTGCTCTGCAGCtcagagagaagatgcaatatAAAAGTCATTAGCTTGCAGGTGGGAGTTAACAGCAGGGCAGTTCAGAGAGTAGCAGAAGTGGAAGAGAAGAAGGCTCAAAGTAAAGATGCCTGGAAAGCATATCCGCTTAGAAGGTCTGGACAGAAGAGAATTCCACAGAGGAGAATGGGAATAAATTGCTAGAGAGGGAGCAGGGAACCTGGGAAAGTAGAGCATATGGAAATCAAGAAAGGCAAAAGTTTCAACAAGAGGGAATGGTCGACAGAGCGAAATGCAGCTGAGTCTGTTCTCTGACAAAAGGACGACATGGGTCCAGTGGATCCAGCAGAGCAGTTTCAGGCGAGTGGTAGTGGTGGTGAAGGCAAAGTTTATAGGGCTGAAAAACAAACGGGAAGTGAGAAAATAGTAAGTTTTCCCTTGGAATTTAGATGAaaaagagggaggagggaagcaCACGTGgttcaaatgatagagcttccacataccatatgggaggacctgggttcgatccctgtgGTCTcttggtgaaaaaagaagagaaagcatgcctgtacagcaagccagtgcctgcatgagtccctgtgtggtaagccagtgccctgcgcaagtgagtcatgcagcaagatgatgacgcatcaaaagagagacaagaggagagtcaaggtgaagcacagcagaaaccaggaactgaggtggcgcaattgacagggaacctctctccccatcggAGGTCtacaggattgaatcctagaggagagaaatgaggagaagacaaacaaacaaacacaagcaaaaacagcagggtgggaggaggggaaggggggaaaagaaataaacaaataaatcttaaaaaaaagagagagagagggaggaggggcagTATAGATAATGACAAGAATCAAAGGAAGATATTTTAGAAATTGGAAACCTAAGCATGTCTATAAATTCTGAGGGAAGATTTAGTAGAGATGGAATAAAGACGATGATAAGGAATGACTGATGGAATAAGGCTTAGAGATGAGAAAGGATGAAATCTTGGGAAGGGTAGAGGCATCTCATTCTCACACTAGAGGGGGTGAAGATCAGAGTGGACAAGTCTACTGATGAGTCCAGTGACAAGTCTACTGGAGCTAAGGCAGAAGGATGAAGGATGTTCCACACACAACCATCTTGCTTTTTCTCAATGAAGCAAGAGGAGAGATCATCTTCTGGAAAGGAAAGGATGGGACAGCACAGGAGGGGGCTCAAGGACAGGAAAGAGGGTTTTGAATGCTTTTTgagaggagtgggagagagaaaaCTGCTGAAAGACAAGCATTTGTACTAGTATTGGTAGTAGTTCATACTAGGAATAACAACTAATCTATTTTTAGTGCCAAGAGCTAAGTGTTTTAcatccctttctcatttattctttcaacactTTATGAGCAGGTGTTATTAATTTCATAATTTGGTAGATGAAGAAAATGTAGCTTGGAAAATGTCCAAAGTCAGAGACATAGTAAAGAGCAGAGGTGGGTTTCAAACCCAAGTTTTACTGCAAAGCCACACCTTTAACTGCCTTGTCATTGTCAATGGCACTGAAGGTCCAGTGGGGGCTTGGAGACCACACATTTGTAGGGACATCACATTTCAAGATTGTGACTTATTTTTTGGCTCCATGAAGAGTAGGTGTGGTGCGGGTAGAGCCCATGTGAGAAGTGGAAAGATATCAGAGGTGGTAGAGATGTCATAGATAGATACTAGAATTAAAGGTTGTCCAGGTGGGAGAATGTGGGGTGAtgacaagttttttgttttttttaaaaaataatttaagattaCTGTATTTCCTTGTAAGAGGAATATTCCAACAAATTTTACAGTTGTCAACCAACCCTTGTTCAAATTGGGCATACATCAAATCTGGAATCATGGGAGTTTTATTTGCTTGGAAGTGAACTTTGAACTATCAGTACAATGGGAGTGGACAGCTGAGACCAAGTAGAGGTGAAGGTCGTTAGgtcagaggaggagaaggagccaCAGGCTTGATTTAGGGCACAGTATAGAGCCAGTGATAAGAGGGACTGAGGGCAAACCAAACAGGATGGGGCGAGTTTCCTGAAAGAAGGGGTTCTTGCAAGTTTATGGGTTAGAAGGAGTGGTGGAGATGATGCAGTTTCAACACCACTTCTGCTGTGTGTGGGAGAAAGAACAGTCTTCACTTGAGAGGGGTGCTCATGTGAGGAAGACCTTGTTTCAGTTAAGGCCGGGAGATGGAGGCGTAGTGTTATTAGAAGGGTGGTCCCTTGGCAGTTGGGTTTAGGGACATTTAGAGGGTGACACACTTCAGCCTGTATTCTCTGGGAACACGGCCATACCCCAGTGGACCTTCAGATTCACATTAACTCTAGCCTCAGTCCAAACTTTGCCCCTTCCAGTTGTGAACTCTGAGGCCTCAGGATGAATTCATGCCTGACAGTATGAAGCTGAATTGTTAGATTTCTTTCCCTGCGCTGCTGGGCCAGGATGTTCCACACACAACCATCTTGCTTTTTCTCAATGAAGCAGGAGGAGCATGATTGGAAAGAAGAGGAGGCTGGCCTTGGGGAACCTTCTCCAGGGCCACAGGGGCAGGGCCGATATGCCACCAGGGCTGCAAGGGAGCGGATTTGTACTGCTGGAGCCTCATCTCTTGCCCCTGCCCACCTCTTCTTCCCATTTCCCAGGGGACACTCAGGCCCTGCCTCACTTCTTCCAAGGAGTAGGCGTCTGTGAGTGGAGGACCAGGGCAGTGAGCTGCCTGCCATCTCAAAGCCCAGGTCCCCGCCAGAGTGGCAGGGGCTCGGCCTCTGCCGCCTGAATGGAAGCCAGGAGCTGGGTCTCCAGGAGGCGGCTGCACCCGCCAGGGACCGGGATGCTGGCCTTCGTCTCTCTGCTCAGCTGCCTGCTCCTCCCCAGCGGGGCCAAGGTCTTCAGTCGCTGTGAGCTGGCCCGCGAGCTGCAGGAATTCGGGCTGGAAGGATACCGGGGCTACAGCCTGGCTGACTGTGAGAACCCCCCTCCCAAGAAGACCCCAAGGTCCCTTCCACAGccactccttccttcctttctaccCTCCTTCTCGCTCAAGGGGTAAGGCCTTGGGagctttctgtgcctcagttttctcctctgtaaaatgaggattgtAGGACAAAGGAGCGAATACCGAGCTAAACCCAAAGCAGCTCTGCAACAGCCAGCCAAAGAACAGAACAGTGTCGGACTGGCTGCCGGGATCCATGTAGACATTCCTGCTGACGTTTAGAAAGGGCAAACCGAGTGAACCAGTAACACCGAGCTCGTCAAGCTAGTGGCAGCTCAGGGAAGTCGTTTATGAAGGACAATCACTTTTGGACTTCTTTTTTCCCAGTTCCAGCCACCTATATAGGGCATCCTTGTTTCTTCCTAATCTTGCCCCTAAAGATGTAGGTCTTGTTCAGTCACTCATCAAACCCTTCCTGGACCCTGCTGCATGCTGAACAATGAGTAATTCAGTGGGGGGATTGCTGGACCAAGAGTCAGGAGACCCAGGGGACAGTCCTGGCTCCCGCCCTCGGGAGctttgtgtgaccttgggcaggtccctTTACCCCTTTGGGCCCTGATGGCTTCATTTGTGAAGTAGTTGGGAAGGAGTGTGTCCTGACCCCCTGGAGGCAGGAGTGGCTGGGTGGAGGTAACGTGGGGGGCCTGCGGTGTGCACTCGTGGGTCCGGGGTGGCCTCCAGGCCTGGCCGCCTCTCCTCCCTGGGCGTCTGACCCGCAGGCTTGTGTCTCTGTCCCACCCAGGGATCTGCCTCGCTTACTTCACAAGTGGCTTCAACACTGCTGCCGTGGACCACGAGGCAGATGGAAGCACCAACAACGGCA
This genomic stretch from Dasypus novemcinctus isolate mDasNov1 chromosome 21, mDasNov1.1.hap2, whole genome shotgun sequence harbors:
- the SPACA3 gene encoding sperm acrosome membrane-associated protein 3 — translated: MEARSWVSRRRLHPPGTGMLAFVSLLSCLLLPSGAKVFSRCELARELQEFGLEGYRGYSLADWICLAYFTSGFNTAAVDHEADGSTNNGIFQISSRRWCNNRDPEGPNLCRIYCTDLLGPNLKDTVICAMKIAQGPMGLRSWEAWRHHCQGKDLHDWVDGCDF